A single window of Candidatus Dormiibacterota bacterium DNA harbors:
- a CDS encoding sigma-54 dependent transcriptional regulator — protein MKAADRILLVEDKESLRAVLKRTLESEGFGVDEASDGRAAMDRIRRDRFAMVLTDLRLPRADGHEVLKAAQDADPEMPVILMTAFGTIRDAVSAMKAGAYDYLEKPVDTDHLLALIRRALDHGNLLRENTLLKERFSQELDVPEILGDSPALKGALDQVRRVAPTDATVLLLGESGTGKELFARAVHHLSGRKTHSFFPINCAAIPENLLESELFGYEKGAFTGASGTKRGKFEIADKGTLFLDEIGDLSLGLQGKVLRVIEQRQFERVGGTETRSVDIRLVAATNKDLKALAAQGTFRQDLFFRLAVFPITVPPLRDRAQDVPILARHFVKKFAAEQKRRGSITLTPETLRALAAYSWPGNVRELENTIERALILGEGDRLLPEDLHLPAGPQAA, from the coding sequence GTGAAGGCCGCGGACCGCATTCTCCTGGTGGAGGACAAGGAAAGCCTGCGCGCCGTCCTGAAGAGGACGCTGGAGTCGGAGGGATTCGGGGTCGACGAGGCGTCGGACGGGCGGGCGGCGATGGACAGGATAAGGCGCGATCGCTTCGCCATGGTCCTCACCGATCTGCGCCTGCCCCGGGCCGACGGCCACGAGGTCCTGAAGGCCGCCCAGGACGCCGATCCCGAGATGCCGGTCATCCTCATGACGGCGTTCGGGACGATCAGGGACGCGGTCAGCGCCATGAAGGCGGGGGCCTACGACTACCTCGAGAAACCGGTCGACACCGATCATCTCCTGGCGCTGATCCGGAGGGCCCTCGATCACGGCAACCTCCTGCGCGAGAACACTCTCCTGAAAGAGCGCTTCTCGCAGGAGCTGGACGTCCCCGAGATCCTCGGCGACAGCCCGGCGCTCAAAGGCGCCCTGGACCAGGTGCGGCGCGTCGCCCCGACCGACGCCACGGTCCTGCTCCTGGGGGAGAGCGGCACGGGGAAGGAGCTGTTCGCGCGCGCCGTGCACCACCTGAGCGGACGCAAGACGCACTCGTTCTTTCCGATCAACTGTGCCGCCATCCCCGAAAACCTCCTCGAGAGCGAGCTGTTCGGCTACGAGAAGGGGGCGTTCACCGGGGCGTCCGGGACGAAGCGGGGAAAGTTCGAGATCGCCGACAAGGGGACGCTGTTCCTGGACGAGATCGGCGACCTTTCGCTCGGCCTGCAGGGGAAGGTCCTGCGCGTCATCGAGCAGCGCCAGTTCGAGAGGGTCGGCGGGACCGAGACCCGGAGCGTGGACATCCGCCTGGTCGCGGCCACCAATAAGGATCTGAAAGCCCTCGCGGCGCAGGGGACATTCAGGCAGGACCTCTTCTTCCGGCTTGCGGTCTTCCCGATCACCGTGCCCCCCCTGCGCGATCGCGCGCAGGATGTGCCGATCCTCGCCCGGCACTTCGTCAAGAAATTCGCGGCCGAGCAGAAGAGGCGAGGATCGATCACGCTCACGCCGGAGACCCTCAGGGCGCTCGCGGCCTACTCCTGGCCGGGAAACGTCAGGGAGCTCGAGAACACCATCGAGCGCGCCCTCATCCTGGGGGAGGGGGATCGCCTCCTGCCTGAGGACCTCCACCTCCCCGCCGGCCCGCAGGCCGCCTGA
- a CDS encoding prepilin-type N-terminal cleavage/methylation domain-containing protein, with product MPTRRESRGFTLVEVLLALALLFVGVVAAAPMFIFAMKETAAGADMGSVGAAAVDRMELLRATDFYSLTAGGGLTSNVSGYSDTSSTKYTVRWQITDNGTPATVKTISVRTIAARQVIGIAKEVTLSSLRAR from the coding sequence ATGCCGACCCGGCGTGAGTCGCGCGGCTTCACCCTGGTCGAGGTCCTCCTGGCCCTGGCGCTCCTGTTCGTGGGGGTCGTGGCGGCGGCGCCGATGTTCATATTCGCCATGAAGGAGACCGCCGCCGGGGCCGACATGGGTTCGGTGGGCGCCGCGGCCGTCGACCGGATGGAGCTCCTGCGGGCGACGGACTTCTACTCCCTCACGGCCGGGGGCGGGCTCACCTCCAATGTCAGCGGCTACTCCGACACCTCGAGCACCAAATACACGGTGCGCTGGCAGATCACCGACAACGGCACCCCCGCCACGGTGAAGACGATCAGCGTCCGGACGATTGCTGCGCGCCAGGTGATCGGCATCGCCAAGGAGGTCACACTGAGCTCGTTGAGGGCTCGATGA
- a CDS encoding GspH/FimT family pseudopilin: protein MKPVSTRTQDAGHDRGYSLPELLIVIALIGLFVLFGGPAMADAFRAYKVRSVANNVTTDLRALRYNAVSTRTPRTMTINNTVSAPANQYAYTNFKGDPITVLIEPGVSIETTSAASITFNINGSTGATGNQTVSLSMFISGSRNDRYTITITPSGTISSAYSTF from the coding sequence ATGAAGCCGGTATCCACACGAACACAAGACGCGGGCCACGACAGAGGGTACTCGCTCCCCGAGCTCCTCATCGTGATCGCCCTCATCGGGCTGTTCGTCCTCTTCGGCGGGCCCGCCATGGCCGACGCGTTCAGGGCCTACAAGGTGAGAAGCGTCGCCAACAACGTCACCACGGACCTCAGGGCCCTGCGCTACAACGCGGTGTCGACGCGGACTCCGCGCACCATGACGATCAACAACACCGTGAGCGCACCGGCGAACCAGTACGCCTACACCAACTTCAAAGGGGATCCGATCACGGTGCTGATCGAGCCGGGCGTCTCCATCGAGACCACCAGCGCCGCGTCGATCACCTTCAACATCAACGGCTCGACCGGCGCCACCGGCAACCAGACGGTTTCGCTCAGCATGTTCATCAGCGGATCGCGCAACGACCGGTACACCATCACGATCACGCCGTCCGGCACGATCTCGAGCGCCTACAGCACCTTCTAG
- a CDS encoding ATP-binding protein, translating to MTRPLPHSYEGQIKIFLVLLVLFLSVAIVLDFHLLVSARDAIQEEVGRRVALEADVVRAELERDQMLRGLRAEPGTPPYIPPAFLDLMARQKGMLAIEILTTEGKVLSSSDAARVGRPDPLIAGNPAAAARLRSGGGLVAQPERLPRSRYTTLAAYGPIQDRSRATIAVVRVLTEVPALGSVAFNLTLIAAFQAAGLVFILTLVILFARWLLQPYRRLLRAAVQAPGQVPGPPPEGGKDEPDYLVEAFQGVLDKLRAQEQELTRLKVPAGPVSQSTLPGDHLVGGMSSAVLVFDRGGRLTVLNPAAERLLSFDRSASVGRKYGDLLGGAERLIELIERSLRTGESLSREVVPLTGPGGKVTHLGVMVSPIRPGDEAQGGPSPIEGVLCLLADLTEIKSLREKVGLKENLAVLGEMSAGIAHEFRNALATIHGLARLILKGNGNGAGHAAAPREHAETILREVEGIEKVVTDFLRYARPLHLNLSEVDLKEVIDNLARDLAEDARTAGVTLTVGGTFPRIVADEALIRQAVRNLLLNALESFTATLAGGDVPAPDPTDGRRVVVRCEAITGGEGGVRIVVRDNGAGIAAEDLPRIFTPFFTTKEKGTGLGLALVQKTAVVHDGQVEVQSEKGHGASFALVLPARPGGGAALPDL from the coding sequence ATGACCCGCCCCCTGCCGCACAGCTACGAGGGGCAGATCAAGATCTTCCTGGTGCTCCTCGTGCTGTTCCTCTCGGTCGCGATCGTCCTCGATTTCCATCTCCTGGTCTCGGCGCGCGACGCCATCCAGGAGGAGGTCGGCCGGAGGGTCGCGCTGGAGGCGGACGTCGTGCGGGCGGAGCTGGAGCGCGACCAGATGCTGCGCGGCCTGCGGGCCGAGCCCGGCACCCCCCCCTACATCCCGCCAGCGTTCCTCGACCTGATGGCCCGCCAGAAGGGGATGCTGGCCATCGAAATCCTGACGACCGAGGGCAAGGTCCTGTCCTCCTCGGACGCCGCGCGGGTCGGCAGGCCGGACCCGCTGATCGCCGGCAATCCCGCCGCGGCGGCCCGTCTGCGAAGCGGCGGCGGACTCGTGGCGCAACCCGAAAGGCTGCCACGGTCGCGCTACACCACGCTCGCCGCCTACGGCCCGATCCAGGACAGGAGCCGCGCGACCATCGCGGTGGTCCGAGTCCTGACCGAGGTCCCGGCCCTCGGCAGCGTCGCTTTCAACCTGACCCTGATCGCGGCATTCCAGGCGGCCGGTCTGGTGTTCATCCTGACGCTGGTGATCCTGTTCGCCCGCTGGCTGCTGCAGCCCTACCGGCGGCTGCTCCGGGCCGCCGTGCAGGCTCCCGGACAGGTGCCGGGGCCTCCGCCGGAGGGGGGGAAGGATGAGCCCGATTACCTCGTCGAGGCGTTCCAGGGAGTGCTCGACAAGCTGCGCGCCCAGGAGCAGGAGCTGACGCGGCTGAAGGTCCCGGCCGGCCCCGTGTCCCAGTCGACGCTCCCGGGCGACCACCTGGTGGGGGGGATGTCGAGCGCCGTTCTCGTCTTCGATCGCGGCGGCCGGCTGACCGTCCTGAACCCCGCGGCGGAGCGGCTTCTGTCGTTCGATCGGTCCGCGTCCGTCGGACGCAAGTACGGCGACCTGCTCGGCGGAGCGGAGCGCCTGATCGAGCTCATCGAGCGCAGCCTGCGCACGGGTGAGAGCCTGTCGCGTGAGGTCGTGCCGCTCACGGGTCCGGGAGGCAAGGTCACGCACCTGGGCGTCATGGTGTCGCCGATCCGCCCGGGGGACGAGGCGCAGGGGGGCCCCTCGCCGATCGAAGGAGTCCTGTGCCTGCTGGCCGATCTGACCGAGATCAAGTCCCTCCGGGAGAAGGTCGGGCTCAAGGAGAACCTGGCGGTCCTGGGGGAGATGTCGGCGGGAATCGCCCATGAATTCAGGAACGCCCTGGCGACGATTCACGGGCTGGCGCGTCTGATCCTCAAGGGGAACGGCAACGGAGCGGGGCATGCTGCAGCCCCTCGCGAGCACGCGGAGACGATCCTGCGCGAGGTGGAGGGGATCGAGAAGGTCGTGACCGACTTTCTGCGCTACGCCCGTCCGCTCCATCTGAACCTGTCGGAGGTCGATCTCAAGGAGGTCATCGACAACCTGGCGCGCGACCTGGCCGAGGACGCGCGCACGGCGGGCGTCACGCTCACGGTCGGCGGCACCTTTCCGCGCATCGTCGCCGACGAGGCGCTGATCCGCCAGGCGGTGAGGAACCTCCTCCTGAACGCCCTCGAGTCGTTCACGGCGACTCTTGCCGGAGGGGACGTACCGGCGCCGGATCCCACCGACGGGCGTCGCGTCGTCGTCCGGTGCGAGGCGATCACGGGAGGGGAGGGGGGAGTGAGGATCGTCGTGCGGGACAACGGCGCTGGGATCGCGGCGGAGGACCTGCCGCGCATCTTCACGCCGTTCTTCACCACGAAGGAGAAGGGAACCGGTCTGGGACTGGCGCTCGTGCAGAAGACGGCCGTGGTGCACGACGGCCAGGTGGAGGTGCAGAGCGAGAAAGGGCATGGAGCCTCGTTCGCCCTCGTCCTGCCGGCGCGCCCGGGAGGCGGCGCCGCCCTTCCCGATTTGTGA
- a CDS encoding prepilin-type N-terminal cleavage/methylation domain-containing protein — MNGLLKSEHGNERGFSLIEMMVASAIFAIAAAVAFILYSAAQKSYKSGENFTDQQQSTRVAFDRMLSDIRLAGFNTNPDGDASRIDEQVEGMWDTAITIRGDFDFEDPVASTTPESSLPGIQYNVVSTGNDEIVTYILAKPGPVGSDTLTLRVDADRPRTKTLKTITIPNVVEVQNNPPYTLYRVTLADVNGAFPASPQAATNFVYEPVAENVRTMTFLYYDDAGTLLNPNTPANSADDIGGGDANTTIRARVRRIAVSIVGMTQDEDLDYTDPTDATATSHYRKFDLTSDVNPENLGKTGVKDIDITPPPVPTNISIVNGHCQGTLVKWDQPSPTSGVTSYVVKYYPQGTPTAFSTRSFTYPHLDYGTLDYLGHGFVTGLTQLNNYCFQVQARDLAGNQSGWAPAISPPCGQVVNNTTPGTPSNLTASYYSSTVGMPTTLDGKVQLNWDELRVNTVGTSLAGDPNSIGGATILRDLAGYKVYRDSSAGFSTPLVVMTPTQVPVGTQTAQDVVTACKDYFYKVSAVDLCGTEGTQSSIVTGRANTLYLPVAPTGLAATRLDPNTMHLTWSPVATNTASPSQTIIVEQYKIYRAVGDPALTPSDPSLTYAYVTTATPSGPPNYDDNIISIKNTLKTQKAFYKISALDYCPNEGALSDGSGASCVFNGTLVQSPANNAAGGGDVILSLAISGGTDPGYVGRVHVTKDSDGSVALDASFPSITSTPSTTTWSSVDTGVFTIYWEIENTRGCIASMTTKYTRTSSLPCKLSASGATLLPASGGLKTNILTLNLTNTYTKSLTIDDITVSWTNPGTRVVNEYDLPFTPKSAYCGPAANKASGVPCVPAFSSAILPGATNDTKYIWNASVAGETITLKYDYTDSSNLTGVCTFCVSPTQTITVSTSGACP; from the coding sequence GTGAACGGGCTTCTGAAGTCGGAACACGGAAACGAGCGCGGGTTCAGCCTGATCGAAATGATGGTGGCGTCGGCGATCTTCGCGATCGCCGCGGCGGTGGCGTTCATCCTCTACAGTGCCGCCCAGAAGTCGTACAAATCGGGCGAGAACTTCACCGACCAGCAGCAGTCCACGCGCGTGGCCTTCGACCGGATGCTCTCCGACATCCGTCTCGCCGGGTTCAACACCAACCCCGACGGCGATGCCAGCCGCATCGATGAGCAGGTCGAGGGGATGTGGGACACGGCGATCACCATCCGCGGCGACTTCGACTTCGAGGATCCGGTCGCCAGCACGACGCCGGAGTCCTCCCTCCCCGGGATCCAGTACAACGTGGTGTCCACCGGCAACGACGAGATCGTCACCTACATCCTGGCCAAGCCCGGCCCGGTGGGGTCCGACACGCTGACCTTGCGCGTCGATGCGGATCGGCCGCGCACCAAGACGTTGAAGACCATCACCATCCCGAACGTGGTCGAGGTGCAGAACAACCCGCCGTACACCCTGTACCGCGTCACGCTCGCCGACGTGAACGGCGCCTTCCCGGCCTCGCCGCAGGCGGCGACCAATTTCGTGTACGAGCCGGTGGCGGAGAACGTCCGGACCATGACGTTCCTTTATTATGACGACGCCGGCACCCTGCTCAATCCGAATACGCCGGCCAACTCGGCCGACGACATCGGCGGCGGCGACGCCAACACGACGATCCGCGCGCGCGTGCGGCGTATCGCCGTCAGCATCGTGGGAATGACCCAGGACGAGGACCTCGACTATACCGACCCGACCGACGCCACGGCCACCAGCCACTACAGGAAGTTCGATCTGACGTCGGACGTCAACCCAGAGAACCTCGGCAAGACGGGAGTGAAGGACATCGACATCACGCCCCCTCCCGTGCCGACGAACATCTCGATCGTCAACGGTCATTGCCAGGGGACGCTCGTGAAGTGGGACCAGCCGTCGCCGACCTCGGGCGTGACGTCCTACGTCGTCAAGTACTATCCGCAGGGGACGCCGACCGCGTTCTCGACGCGCAGCTTCACCTACCCGCACCTGGATTACGGCACCCTCGATTACCTGGGCCACGGTTTCGTCACGGGGTTGACCCAGCTGAACAACTACTGCTTCCAGGTCCAGGCCCGCGATCTGGCGGGAAACCAGAGCGGCTGGGCGCCGGCCATCTCACCGCCGTGCGGACAGGTCGTGAACAACACGACGCCCGGGACGCCCTCGAACCTGACGGCGTCCTACTACTCCAGCACCGTGGGGATGCCCACGACCCTCGACGGCAAGGTCCAGCTCAACTGGGACGAGCTCAGGGTCAACACCGTCGGCACGTCGCTTGCGGGCGACCCGAACTCGATCGGCGGCGCGACGATTCTGCGCGACCTGGCGGGGTACAAGGTGTACCGCGACTCCAGCGCCGGGTTCAGCACGCCGCTCGTCGTCATGACACCCACGCAAGTTCCGGTCGGGACACAGACGGCGCAGGACGTTGTCACGGCCTGCAAGGACTACTTCTACAAGGTGTCGGCGGTCGACCTGTGCGGCACGGAGGGGACGCAGAGCTCCATCGTCACAGGGCGCGCCAACACCCTGTATCTCCCGGTGGCTCCGACCGGCCTGGCCGCCACGCGCCTCGACCCGAACACGATGCACCTGACGTGGTCGCCCGTGGCCACGAACACCGCGTCCCCGTCCCAGACCATCATCGTGGAGCAGTACAAGATTTACCGGGCGGTCGGTGATCCGGCACTCACCCCCTCGGACCCGTCCCTGACGTACGCGTACGTGACCACGGCCACACCGAGCGGCCCGCCCAACTACGACGACAACATCATCTCGATCAAGAACACCCTCAAGACGCAGAAGGCCTTCTACAAAATCTCGGCTCTCGACTACTGCCCGAACGAGGGCGCGCTGTCGGACGGCTCGGGGGCGAGCTGCGTGTTCAACGGAACGCTCGTCCAGTCTCCAGCGAACAATGCCGCCGGGGGCGGGGACGTCATCCTGTCGCTGGCGATCTCGGGCGGCACCGACCCGGGCTACGTCGGACGGGTGCACGTCACGAAGGATTCGGACGGCTCCGTGGCGCTGGATGCCTCCTTCCCGAGCATCACCTCGACTCCGAGCACCACGACGTGGTCATCCGTCGACACGGGCGTCTTCACCATCTACTGGGAGATTGAGAACACCCGGGGCTGCATCGCGTCGATGACGACGAAGTACACTCGCACGAGCAGTCTGCCCTGCAAGCTGTCGGCCTCGGGCGCCACTCTCCTGCCGGCGTCGGGTGGCCTGAAGACGAACATCCTGACGCTCAACCTGACCAATACGTACACCAAGAGCCTGACCATCGACGATATCACGGTCAGCTGGACGAACCCCGGCACGAGGGTCGTCAACGAATACGATCTCCCGTTCACCCCGAAATCAGCCTACTGCGGTCCGGCCGCAAACAAGGCCAGTGGAGTGCCGTGTGTGCCGGCATTCTCGTCCGCGATCCTGCCGGGCGCGACGAATGACACTAAGTACATCTGGAACGCTTCGGTGGCCGGCGAGACCATCACCTTGAAGTACGACTACACGGACAGCTCCAACCTGACCGGTGTCTGCACGTTCTGCGTCAGCCCGACCCAGACCATCACCGTTTCGACCAGCGGGGCGTGCCCATAG
- a CDS encoding prepilin peptidase, giving the protein MPNVILWFFVIAAGACVGSFLNVCIHRLPRRLSVVRPRSACPACGRGISWHDNVPVLSYILLRGRCRHCRTSISPEYPLVEAATAVLFALLFARNGPSPAFVLQAILSSALVALIVIDARHQILPNAITLPGILFGLLTSPLRADTASHPVRDALLGSILGYAIPWTINACYLLWQKARSVPKERREDGIGQGDFKLLAMIGACLGPKLLLFTLFFGAVSGAVYGVAMILFRGYGWKSRLPYGVFLGGAALLALFVGEPWVRWYAGLLGAAR; this is encoded by the coding sequence ATGCCGAACGTAATCCTGTGGTTCTTCGTGATCGCCGCGGGCGCCTGCGTCGGCTCGTTCCTGAACGTCTGCATCCATCGTCTGCCGCGGCGACTCTCCGTCGTCCGTCCCCGTTCCGCCTGCCCCGCGTGCGGCCGGGGGATCTCCTGGCATGACAACGTCCCGGTCCTTTCGTACATCCTCCTGCGGGGGCGATGCCGTCACTGCCGGACGTCGATTTCGCCGGAGTATCCTCTGGTCGAGGCGGCGACCGCGGTGCTGTTCGCCCTGCTGTTCGCGAGGAACGGTCCGTCCCCCGCCTTCGTGCTGCAGGCGATCCTGTCGTCGGCGCTCGTCGCTCTCATCGTCATCGACGCGCGACACCAGATCCTGCCGAACGCCATCACCCTGCCGGGGATCCTCTTCGGGCTGCTCACAAGCCCGCTGCGTGCGGACACGGCGTCCCATCCCGTACGGGACGCGCTTCTGGGGTCGATCCTCGGCTACGCGATCCCCTGGACGATCAATGCCTGCTATCTCCTCTGGCAGAAGGCGCGCTCTGTGCCGAAGGAGCGTCGCGAGGACGGCATCGGGCAGGGGGACTTCAAGCTCCTGGCGATGATCGGCGCCTGTCTCGGTCCGAAGCTCCTCCTGTTCACCCTGTTCTTCGGCGCCGTCTCGGGGGCCGTCTACGGCGTCGCGATGATCCTGTTCCGCGGCTACGGCTGGAAGTCGAGGCTGCCGTACGGCGTGTTCCTGGGCGGTGCGGCGCTCCTGGCGCTGTTCGTGGGGGAGCCGTGGGTCAGGTGGTACGCCGGTCTTCTCGGGGCCGCCCGATGA
- a CDS encoding prepilin-type N-terminal cleavage/methylation domain-containing protein: protein MRGAGSEGGFTLVELLVSLALLSMVLGGVAGLLIQNSQVNRAEQMSAEVQSTARSCLSMIVQTLRSAGWDPRNAGFAAVALDPSPTNSNNFIEVFADLNEDGDTSDAGEDVTIRWTSERIEWRQSSDTTQPYVILADSISNDADGDGTAETMFVADSMSNPTRITVRITARSPVPDPRTGQYIRYTVSSEVVLRKKL, encoded by the coding sequence ATGAGAGGTGCGGGAAGCGAGGGGGGCTTCACCCTGGTCGAGCTGCTCGTGAGCCTCGCGTTGCTGTCCATGGTCCTGGGCGGAGTCGCCGGCCTCCTGATCCAGAACTCGCAGGTGAACAGGGCCGAGCAGATGAGCGCCGAGGTCCAGTCGACCGCACGCAGCTGCCTGTCGATGATCGTCCAGACCCTGCGCTCGGCGGGCTGGGACCCGCGCAACGCCGGGTTCGCCGCGGTCGCCCTCGATCCGTCGCCCACCAACAGCAACAACTTCATCGAGGTGTTCGCGGACCTGAACGAGGACGGGGACACGAGCGACGCCGGCGAGGACGTGACCATCCGCTGGACGTCCGAGCGCATCGAGTGGCGCCAGAGCAGCGACACGACCCAGCCCTATGTGATCCTCGCCGATTCCATCAGCAACGACGCGGACGGTGACGGCACGGCGGAGACGATGTTCGTGGCCGACTCGATGAGCAACCCCACGCGAATCACCGTCCGGATCACCGCCCGCTCGCCGGTCCCGGACCCGCGCACGGGGCAGTACATCCGCTACACCGTATCGAGCGAGGTGGTCCTGAGGAAGAAGCTGTGA
- a CDS encoding GspH/FimT family pseudopilin, whose protein sequence is MRSERGMSLAEVTVVMVVVAIIATAAATYTIPWLGREEMRGAVYEVQQYLQLARVHAISRNRSCRFQIDTSSRRMTVFDLNDPASTTDDILLNDATLSSKISFARPDSGSAVTLTSLGGNLYGATFASDGSVSAGAGLVAIQGGDGSYRVNLYGAGGVRVERWNGSTWVLGS, encoded by the coding sequence ATGCGCAGCGAACGGGGGATGAGCCTGGCGGAGGTGACCGTCGTGATGGTCGTCGTGGCGATCATCGCGACCGCCGCGGCCACCTACACGATCCCGTGGCTCGGGCGCGAGGAGATGCGCGGCGCCGTGTACGAGGTGCAGCAGTATCTCCAGCTCGCCCGCGTGCACGCCATCTCGCGCAACCGCTCCTGCCGCTTCCAGATCGACACCTCGAGCCGGCGCATGACCGTGTTCGACCTGAACGATCCCGCCAGCACCACCGACGATATCCTGCTCAACGACGCGACGCTGTCCTCCAAGATCTCCTTCGCCCGTCCCGACAGCGGTTCCGCGGTCACGCTGACCTCACTGGGGGGCAACCTGTACGGGGCGACCTTCGCGTCGGACGGCAGCGTCTCGGCGGGGGCCGGCCTCGTGGCGATTCAAGGAGGAGACGGGAGCTACAGGGTGAACCTCTACGGGGCGGGCGGCGTGCGCGTCGAGCGCTGGAACGGCTCGACCTGGGTGCTGGGGTCCTGA